From a single Fusobacterium pseudoperiodonticum genomic region:
- a CDS encoding PD-(D/E)XK nuclease family protein → MKQIKYRYLNYNQSANNELLSTIEKFPEDNLIIVENELAKKQYFAYINKGQLRVKTNLISFEDFLDKIFISDKKILKDIKRFFLFYSYLKDDIKKKLNITNYFDCIEIADDFFEFFSYIRNKEDLESLNLSKWQEEKFELFFEIKNEMDKFLKENSYLPSDWLYSITNLKLDFLKKYKKLVFFDIVDFPHNFSKILETLKNYYDIEITLQMEDKDFNRDKLKLNKVSLIDKKMDIELAKYSNELELYTMILSRQYDNYYTTDANKEDRYSIFTKSNKYYLNDTKFYKIIETYLNLLNGIDHRNKNLIDIFLVKENIFNSAFMEFYGLDVEDYKCFEKIISKDYRYISLNLLREDYYSHFLNDDENLKIKLNLIFETLNSIDNINNIDDLNNFLCTNFFSSKTDIDFFMENKFDSLYDKIYEILGLLNSNENIEFFHSFDSFFKTNIGKNIFTLFFNYLNKIDIYSIEKNKNKDKELKNLNLIKYSLKNLENSALVYADSQSLPKIKANNNLFTEQQKIKLALKTNEDEILIQKYRFFQNILNLDKITVYSLVNQDINIDFSPFVYELVNKYSAKEHNTNDLKGFFEACYLQNKTEDFKKDPVFFRAFSKKNTDFINNTLTIGAYDYILLKKNETFFFLDKICGIESISETSPVNGMSPKVLGNILHKTLEDIFKTNWKNILKDSTNLILSKEEIKEYLERHIWKEKLKIENFMELYLDEVLFPRLINNIENFLKVLYEELKDSKIQRIEAEKESTTKNVSYLEHKGIQVILNGRADLLIETDKARYIIDFKTGSYNKDQLEFYSIMFYGSDNSLPVYSAAYNFWEEEKDFDFSKHLIAQLDEKDNNFKTFLKEFLETKYYIPPNKSSLKENDFDFNEYYRYKNIITLEKMGDFDEQN, encoded by the coding sequence ATGAAGCAAATAAAGTATAGGTATTTAAATTATAATCAATCAGCAAATAATGAGCTTTTATCAACAATAGAAAAGTTTCCAGAAGATAACCTTATTATTGTTGAAAATGAATTAGCTAAGAAACAATATTTTGCTTATATAAATAAAGGACAATTAAGAGTAAAAACTAATCTTATCTCTTTTGAAGATTTTTTAGATAAAATTTTTATTTCAGATAAAAAAATTCTAAAAGATATTAAAAGATTCTTTTTATTTTATTCATACCTTAAAGATGATATTAAGAAAAAATTGAATATTACTAACTATTTTGATTGTATAGAAATTGCCGATGATTTCTTTGAGTTTTTTTCTTATATAAGAAATAAGGAAGATTTAGAAAGTTTGAACTTATCTAAATGGCAAGAAGAAAAGTTTGAACTATTTTTTGAAATAAAAAATGAAATGGATAAATTTTTAAAAGAGAACTCTTATCTTCCAAGTGATTGGCTTTACTCTATAACTAATTTAAAACTAGATTTTTTAAAAAAATATAAAAAACTAGTCTTTTTTGATATTGTTGATTTTCCACATAATTTCTCAAAGATTTTAGAAACTTTAAAAAATTATTATGATATAGAAATTACATTACAAATGGAAGATAAAGACTTCAATAGAGATAAATTAAAATTAAATAAAGTTAGTCTTATAGATAAAAAAATGGATATAGAGCTTGCAAAATATTCAAACGAATTAGAACTTTATACTATGATTTTATCAAGACAATATGACAATTATTACACAACAGATGCTAACAAAGAAGATAGATACTCTATATTTACAAAATCAAATAAATACTATTTGAATGATACAAAATTCTATAAAATAATTGAAACTTATCTTAATCTTTTAAATGGAATAGATCATAGAAATAAAAATCTTATAGATATTTTTTTAGTAAAAGAAAATATATTTAACTCAGCCTTTATGGAATTCTATGGTCTTGATGTTGAAGACTATAAATGTTTTGAAAAAATTATTTCTAAAGATTATAGATACATTTCATTAAATCTGTTGAGAGAAGATTATTATTCTCATTTTTTAAATGATGATGAAAACTTAAAGATAAAGTTAAATCTAATTTTTGAAACTTTAAATAGTATTGATAATATTAATAATATAGATGATTTAAATAATTTTCTATGCACTAATTTCTTTAGTTCAAAAACTGATATAGATTTCTTTATGGAGAATAAATTTGATAGTCTATATGATAAAATTTATGAAATTTTAGGACTTTTAAATTCTAATGAAAATATAGAATTCTTTCATAGCTTTGATAGTTTTTTCAAAACAAATATAGGTAAGAATATCTTTACACTATTTTTTAACTACTTAAATAAAATCGATATCTATTCTATAGAGAAAAATAAAAATAAAGATAAGGAATTAAAGAATTTAAATTTAATTAAATATTCTCTTAAAAATTTAGAGAATTCTGCTCTTGTATATGCTGATAGCCAAAGTTTACCAAAAATAAAAGCTAATAACAATTTATTTACAGAGCAACAAAAAATAAAGTTAGCTTTAAAAACAAATGAAGATGAAATCCTTATACAAAAGTATAGGTTTTTTCAGAATATATTAAACTTGGATAAGATTACTGTTTATTCTTTGGTAAATCAGGATATAAATATTGATTTCTCTCCTTTCGTATATGAACTTGTGAATAAATATTCTGCTAAAGAACACAATACAAATGATTTAAAAGGATTTTTTGAAGCATGTTATTTACAAAACAAAACTGAAGATTTCAAAAAAGATCCTGTATTTTTTAGAGCATTTTCAAAGAAAAATACTGATTTCATAAATAATACTTTAACTATAGGAGCATATGACTATATCCTATTAAAGAAGAATGAAACTTTCTTTTTTCTAGATAAAATTTGTGGTATTGAGAGTATTAGTGAAACAAGTCCAGTTAATGGTATGTCTCCAAAGGTTTTAGGAAATATTTTACACAAAACCTTAGAAGACATATTTAAGACTAATTGGAAAAATATATTAAAAGATAGTACTAATTTAATTCTTTCAAAAGAAGAAATAAAAGAATATTTAGAAAGACATATATGGAAAGAAAAATTAAAAATAGAAAATTTTATGGAACTGTATCTTGATGAAGTTTTGTTCCCTAGATTAATTAACAATATAGAAAATTTCTTAAAAGTCTTGTATGAGGAATTAAAGGATAGTAAAATCCAAAGAATAGAAGCTGAAAAAGAATCTACAACTAAGAATGTATCCTACCTAGAACATAAAGGAATACAAGTTATCTTAAATGGTAGAGCAGACTTACTTATAGAAACCGATAAAGCTAGATATATTATTGATTTTAAGACAGGAAGCTATAATAAAGATCAATTAGAATTCTATTCTATAATGTTTTATGGTTCAGATAACTCTCTACCTGTTTACAGTGCTGCTTATAATTTCTGGGAAGAAGAAAAAGATTTTGACTTCAGTAAACATCTAATAGCTCAATTAGATGAAAAAGATAATAATTTTAAGACTTTTCTTAAAGAATTCTTAGAAACTAAATATTATATTCCACCTAATAAAAGTAGTTTAAAGGAAAATGACTTTGATTTTAATGAGTATTATAGATATAAGAATATAATAACCTTAGAAAAAATGGGTGATTTTGATGAACAAAATTAA
- a CDS encoding UvrD-helicase domain-containing protein, whose protein sequence is MNKIKNLVVSASAGTGKTYRLSLEYIAALSKKATTEAIDYKNILVMTFTRKATAEIKEGILKKLSEFIEIYDICKYSKLSVRETILNNENLDEKKKANYINLIESIEKIEKDLIVDREFLDNLSNVYKDIIRNKEKLKIYTIDAFLNIIFKNIVINLMKIKSYSLIDEAENSTYYKKVLESIFTNKKLFNDFKNFFTENSEKNIDNYISVVNELISSRWKYILSLNDNKEYIKKEKLSIDEKPVEILRELFSYLENDAKKDLNDVLKNDCKIYLGKTPEAQRELLVRNANFFFQDGTAGLIYNGNKLKKATDKEYKEYLISRQEILKENLAKEVYNEILIPYEEKIFELSLEIFRLYDMFKIRDKNFTFNDIAIYTYMAIFNKENGLMNENGLTDVFFESLDMNIETIFIDEFQDTSILQWKILYEFTKKAKIVVCVGDDKQSIYGWRDGEKRLFENLETILKANPDTLKKSYRSDINIVSYCNEFFSAISRKDNWAFKPSEINSKNQGYVKAICMSDLDKEANIYSVLLEELKAFEPYDNVAIIARTNNELNEIAQLLENEKMPYILNNEKDISEYPGIFECFELLKYLIYENELALFNFISSPLSNIGTEDIEVLLKNKKEVLSYINFSQDNNFILSLENKKIINFLNKIIDIRKNFKNFKVQNLIYEIIKKFQFLDYFSKENEVKNIYDFYLLTNSYLSVLDLLNDYNDNKLILADLNSNKKGIELVTIHKSKGLEFKTTFVIKNDKKSKGFDINFLFEMNETYDKTTFSLFAKKGYKNILKSCFEDKVLEYIKKIQEEETNNFYVALTRPKHNLIILYNDRLFEEKPLENSNLKDFFSCEIGEIHRNIEIIEVETPKEISYNSSSYFLNSNIENEEVDNFELSNSKFLLETEEKRMIGILVHYFFENLKYGSEEEVAFAKNLCYKKYLSYFGKKKLDEIFSKENIEMFLNKDKEIFSKKWNHIYNEYVLYDAIDKKEYRIDRLMIKDNDDGTGEIYIVDYKTGGKNENQLKTYASVLKKTFKELKDYEIKTNFLEFDIF, encoded by the coding sequence ATGAACAAAATTAAAAATTTAGTTGTAAGTGCCAGTGCTGGAACTGGAAAAACTTATAGACTTTCTCTTGAATATATTGCTGCTCTTTCTAAAAAAGCTACTACAGAGGCTATTGACTATAAAAATATTTTGGTCATGACTTTTACAAGAAAGGCAACTGCTGAAATAAAAGAAGGAATTTTAAAAAAATTAAGTGAATTTATTGAAATTTATGATATTTGTAAATACTCTAAACTTTCAGTGAGAGAAACTATTTTAAATAATGAGAATTTAGATGAAAAGAAAAAAGCTAACTATATCAATCTTATCGAGAGTATAGAAAAAATTGAAAAAGATTTAATTGTTGATAGAGAATTTTTAGATAATTTATCTAATGTATATAAGGATATTATTAGAAATAAAGAAAAATTAAAAATCTATACTATAGATGCTTTTTTGAATATAATTTTTAAAAATATTGTTATAAATTTAATGAAGATAAAATCATATTCTTTAATAGATGAAGCTGAGAACTCTACTTATTATAAAAAAGTTCTTGAAAGTATCTTTACTAATAAAAAATTATTTAATGACTTCAAGAATTTTTTTACTGAAAATTCTGAAAAAAATATAGATAACTATATTTCAGTGGTTAATGAATTAATCTCTTCTAGATGGAAGTATATTTTATCATTGAATGATAATAAAGAATATATAAAGAAAGAAAAGCTTAGTATTGATGAAAAACCTGTAGAAATTTTAAGAGAGCTTTTCTCATATCTTGAAAATGATGCAAAAAAAGATTTAAATGATGTATTAAAAAATGACTGTAAAATCTATCTAGGAAAAACTCCTGAAGCTCAAAGAGAATTATTAGTTAGAAATGCTAATTTCTTTTTTCAAGATGGTACAGCAGGCTTAATATACAATGGAAATAAATTAAAAAAAGCTACAGATAAAGAATATAAAGAATATTTAATTTCAAGACAAGAAATCTTAAAAGAAAATTTAGCAAAAGAAGTATATAATGAAATTTTAATACCTTATGAAGAAAAGATTTTTGAACTGAGCCTAGAAATTTTTAGACTTTACGATATGTTTAAAATAAGAGATAAAAATTTTACTTTTAACGATATTGCTATCTACACCTATATGGCTATTTTCAATAAAGAAAATGGTTTAATGAATGAAAATGGACTTACAGATGTCTTTTTTGAAAGCTTAGATATGAATATAGAAACTATTTTCATAGATGAGTTTCAAGACACAAGTATATTACAATGGAAAATACTGTATGAATTTACTAAAAAAGCTAAGATAGTAGTTTGTGTTGGAGATGATAAGCAAAGTATCTATGGTTGGAGAGATGGAGAAAAAAGATTATTTGAAAATCTTGAAACTATTTTAAAGGCAAATCCAGATACATTAAAAAAATCTTATAGAAGTGACATTAATATAGTTTCATATTGTAATGAATTTTTCTCTGCCATTTCTAGAAAAGATAATTGGGCTTTTAAACCAAGTGAAATTAATTCTAAAAATCAAGGCTATGTAAAAGCAATATGTATGAGTGACCTTGATAAAGAAGCTAATATTTATTCAGTTCTCTTAGAAGAATTAAAAGCTTTTGAACCTTATGACAATGTAGCTATAATAGCAAGAACTAATAATGAGCTTAATGAGATAGCTCAACTTTTAGAGAATGAAAAAATGCCATATATTTTGAATAATGAGAAGGATATTTCTGAATATCCTGGAATTTTTGAATGCTTTGAGCTTTTAAAATATTTGATCTATGAGAATGAACTAGCTTTATTTAACTTTATTTCTTCACCACTTAGTAATATAGGAACAGAAGATATTGAAGTTTTACTAAAAAATAAAAAAGAGGTACTTTCTTATATAAACTTCTCTCAAGATAATAATTTTATACTTTCTTTGGAAAATAAGAAAATTATAAACTTTTTAAATAAGATTATAGATATTAGAAAGAATTTTAAGAATTTTAAAGTTCAGAATTTAATTTATGAAATTATAAAAAAATTCCAATTTTTAGATTATTTTTCTAAAGAAAATGAAGTTAAAAATATCTATGACTTCTATCTTCTAACTAATTCATATCTTTCTGTTTTAGATTTATTGAATGACTATAATGATAATAAACTTATTCTTGCAGATCTGAACTCAAATAAAAAAGGAATTGAGCTTGTTACTATACATAAATCTAAAGGTTTAGAGTTTAAAACAACCTTTGTGATAAAAAATGATAAAAAATCTAAGGGATTTGATATCAACTTTTTATTTGAAATGAATGAAACATATGATAAAACTACTTTTTCTTTATTTGCTAAAAAAGGTTATAAAAATATTTTGAAAAGTTGTTTTGAAGATAAGGTTCTTGAATATATAAAAAAAATTCAAGAAGAAGAAACTAACAATTTTTATGTTGCTTTAACAAGGCCTAAACATAATCTTATAATTCTGTATAATGATAGACTTTTTGAAGAAAAACCTTTAGAAAATTCTAACTTAAAAGATTTCTTCTCATGTGAAATTGGAGAAATACATAGAAATATAGAAATTATTGAAGTAGAAACTCCTAAGGAAATTTCATATAACTCATCTTCTTATTTTTTAAATTCAAATATTGAAAATGAAGAAGTTGATAATTTTGAATTAAGTAATAGTAAATTTTTACTTGAAACAGAAGAAAAAAGAATGATAGGTATTTTAGTTCACTACTTTTTTGAAAATTTAAAATATGGAAGTGAAGAAGAAGTAGCCTTTGCTAAGAATTTATGTTATAAAAAATATCTATCATATTTTGGAAAGAAAAAGTTAGATGAAATATTCTCAAAAGAAAACATTGAAATGTTTTTAAATAAAGATAAAGAAATTTTTTCTAAGAAATGGAATCATATTTACAATGAATATGTTCTCTATGATGCTATAGATAAAAAAGAATATAGAATAGATAGACTTATGATAAAAGATAATGATGATGGTACAGGAGAAATCTATATAGTTGACTATAAGACAGGTGGAAAAAATGAAAATCAATTAAAAACCTATGCTTCTGTATTAAAGAAGACTTTTAAAGAATTAAAAGATTATGAAATAAAAACTAATTTTTTAGAATTTGATATTTTTTAA
- a CDS encoding M18 family aminopeptidase, with the protein MNKQKLAKDLIKFIDESPSNYFACINAKEILNKNGFTELSEAEEWKLKKGEKYYVTINDSGIIAFTIGTDKIYKSGYRIAASHTDSPGFLIKPNPEMNKKDYDILNTEVYGGPILSTWFDRPLSFSGRVFVEGDSAFKPKKYFINYDRDIFIIPSLCIHQNRGVNDGVAINAQKDTLPLVSISKDKNKFSLIALLAKELKVKENEILSYDLSLHSREKGCILGANDEFISVGRLDNLAAFHASLNSLIDNKDKKNTCVVVGYDNEEIGSHTIQGADSPTLANILGRISNAMDLTLEEHEQALAKSFVISNDAAHSIHPNYLEKADPTNEPKINCGPVIKMAANKSYITDGYSRAVIEKIAKDAKIPLQIFVNRSDVRGGSTIGPIQQSQIRIQGIDIGSPLLSMHSVRELGGVEDHYNLYKLISELFKN; encoded by the coding sequence ATGAATAAACAAAAATTGGCAAAAGATTTAATTAAATTTATAGATGAAAGTCCATCTAATTATTTTGCATGTATCAATGCAAAAGAAATTTTAAATAAAAATGGTTTCACTGAACTTTCTGAAGCTGAAGAATGGAAATTAAAAAAAGGTGAAAAGTACTATGTTACTATAAATGATAGCGGAATTATAGCTTTTACTATAGGTACAGATAAAATTTATAAATCAGGATATAGAATAGCAGCTTCTCACACAGATAGCCCTGGTTTTTTAATTAAACCTAATCCTGAAATGAATAAAAAAGACTATGATATTTTAAATACAGAAGTTTATGGTGGTCCTATTTTAAGTACTTGGTTTGATAGACCTTTATCTTTTAGTGGAAGAGTGTTTGTTGAAGGGGATTCTGCTTTCAAACCTAAGAAATATTTTATTAATTATGATAGAGATATATTTATCATTCCTTCTCTTTGTATACATCAAAATAGAGGAGTTAATGATGGTGTAGCTATTAATGCTCAAAAGGATACTTTACCTCTTGTTAGTATTTCTAAAGACAAAAATAAATTTTCTTTAATAGCATTACTAGCAAAAGAATTAAAGGTAAAAGAAAATGAAATTTTGAGCTATGATTTAAGTCTACACTCAAGAGAAAAAGGTTGTATATTAGGAGCTAATGATGAGTTTATATCTGTAGGAAGATTAGATAACCTTGCTGCTTTCCATGCTAGTCTTAATTCTTTAATAGATAATAAAGATAAAAAGAACACTTGTGTAGTTGTTGGTTATGATAATGAAGAAATAGGTTCTCATACAATACAAGGAGCAGATAGTCCGACTTTAGCTAATATATTAGGAAGAATTTCTAATGCTATGGACTTAACTTTAGAAGAACATGAACAAGCTTTAGCTAAATCTTTTGTTATTTCTAATGATGCTGCTCACTCTATACACCCTAATTATTTAGAAAAAGCTGATCCAACTAATGAGCCTAAAATCAATTGTGGACCTGTAATAAAAATGGCAGCTAATAAATCATATATAACTGATGGGTATTCAAGAGCAGTTATAGAAAAAATTGCTAAAGATGCAAAAATTCCTTTACAAATTTTTGTAAATCGTTCAGATGTTCGTGGAGGTTCAACAATAGGACCTATTCAACAATCTCAAATAAGAATACAAGGTATAGATATAGGAAGTCCATTACTTTCTATGCACTCTGTCAGAGAATTGGGTGGAGTTGAGGATCATTATAACTTATATAAATTAATTTCTGAGCTTTTTAAAAATTAA
- the asnA gene encoding aspartate--ammonia ligase, whose product MAYTSSLDILETEIAIKKVKDFFESHLSKELDLLRVSAPLFVIPESGLNDNLNGTERPVSFDTKNGERVEIVHSLAKWKRMALYRYNIENHKGIYTDMNAIRRDEDTDFIHSYYVDQWDWEKIISKEDRNEEYLKEVVRKIYSVFKATEDYITKEYPKLTKKLPEEITFITSQELEDKYPTLTPKNREHAAAKEYGAIFLMKIGGKLTSGERHDGRAPDYDDWDLNGDIIFNYPLLGIGLELSSMGIRVDENSLEEQLKISHCEDRRSMPYHQMILNKVLPYTIGGGIGQSRICMFFLDKLHIGEVQASIWSQEVHEICRQMNIKLL is encoded by the coding sequence ATGGCTTATACATCTAGTCTAGATATACTAGAAACAGAAATTGCTATAAAAAAAGTTAAAGATTTTTTTGAAAGTCATCTGTCAAAAGAATTAGATTTACTAAGAGTTTCAGCACCTTTATTCGTTATACCAGAGTCTGGTCTTAACGATAATTTGAATGGTACAGAAAGGCCTGTTTCATTTGATACAAAAAATGGTGAAAGAGTTGAGATAGTTCATTCTCTTGCTAAATGGAAAAGAATGGCTTTATACAGATATAATATTGAAAACCATAAAGGTATATATACAGATATGAATGCTATAAGAAGAGATGAAGATACAGATTTTATCCACTCATATTATGTTGACCAATGGGATTGGGAAAAAATTATTTCTAAAGAAGATAGAAATGAAGAATATTTAAAAGAAGTTGTAAGAAAAATTTACTCTGTTTTTAAAGCCACTGAAGACTATATTACTAAAGAATATCCTAAACTTACTAAGAAGTTACCTGAAGAAATAACTTTTATCACAAGTCAAGAACTTGAAGATAAATATCCAACACTTACTCCTAAAAATAGAGAACATGCTGCTGCTAAAGAGTATGGAGCAATTTTCTTAATGAAAATAGGGGGAAAACTTACTTCTGGTGAGAGACATGATGGAAGAGCTCCTGACTATGATGATTGGGATTTAAATGGAGATATCATATTTAACTACCCTCTTTTAGGTATAGGTCTTGAATTATCTTCAATGGGTATAAGAGTTGATGAAAATTCTTTAGAAGAACAATTAAAAATATCTCATTGTGAAGATAGAAGATCAATGCCATATCATCAAATGATTTTAAATAAAGTTTTACCATATACTATAGGTGGTGGAATTGGTCAATCTCGTATATGTATGTTTTTCTTAGATAAATTACATATAGGAGAAGTGCAAGCTTCTATTTGGTCTCAAGAAGTTCATGAAATTTGTAGACAAATGAACATTAAATTATTGTAA
- a CDS encoding DUF4198 domain-containing protein has protein sequence MLSKKLLIGALVATMSMSAFAHFQMVYTPDSDISGKSSVPFELIFTHPADGVEAHSMDMGKDEKGTIQPVVEFFSVHNGEKKDLKANLKASKFGPASKQVTSYKFNLDKNSGLKGGGDWGLVVVPAPYYESAEDVYIQQITKVLVNKDELATDWNKRLANGYPEIIPLSNPITWKGEIFRGQVVDKDGKAVANAEIEIEYLNSNIKNSKFVGELQKDKTATVIYADENGYFSFVPVHKGYWGFAALGAGGELKHNGKELSQDAVLWIEAK, from the coding sequence ATGTTATCAAAAAAATTACTTATCGGAGCTCTTGTAGCTACTATGTCTATGTCTGCTTTTGCACACTTTCAAATGGTTTACACTCCTGATTCTGATATTTCTGGGAAATCATCTGTTCCATTTGAATTAATATTTACTCACCCTGCTGATGGAGTAGAAGCACACAGTATGGATATGGGAAAAGATGAAAAAGGAACTATACAGCCTGTTGTAGAATTTTTCTCAGTACATAATGGAGAAAAGAAAGACTTGAAAGCTAATTTAAAAGCTTCTAAATTTGGACCTGCTTCAAAACAAGTTACTTCTTATAAATTTAATTTAGATAAAAATTCTGGATTAAAAGGTGGAGGAGATTGGGGACTAGTTGTTGTTCCAGCACCATACTATGAATCTGCAGAAGATGTATATATTCAACAAATAACAAAAGTATTAGTAAATAAAGATGAATTAGCTACTGATTGGAATAAAAGATTAGCTAATGGATATCCTGAAATAATTCCATTATCAAATCCTATAACTTGGAAAGGTGAAATCTTTAGAGGACAAGTTGTAGATAAAGATGGAAAGGCTGTTGCTAATGCTGAAATAGAAATAGAATACTTAAATTCAAATATTAAAAATTCAAAATTTGTAGGAGAATTACAAAAAGATAAAACTGCAACTGTTATATATGCAGATGAAAATGGATATTTCTCATTTGTTCCAGTTCATAAAGGATATTGGGGATTTGCTGCTTTAGGTGCAGGTGGAGAATTAAAACATAATGGAAAAGAATTATCTCAAGACGCTGTTCTTTGGATAGAAGCTAAATAA
- a CDS encoding M48 family metallopeptidase, translating into MEYTITKKKIKNFILRIYPDLTIAVSAPLSATSKDIENFVLSKKEWIEKTLEKLEKLKDGSIKILGKKAEKKVIQSDLERISLTDRNIFIYTKNTEEIEVEKKFLEWKYNKLKGIIDEAIEKYTKLLNTEINYYKIKKLSSAWGIYHRRENYISFNIDLIEKEIESIDYVVLHEICHIFYMDHQKKFWSLVEKYMPDYKIKRKKLKS; encoded by the coding sequence ATGGAATATACAATTACAAAAAAGAAAATCAAAAATTTTATTTTGAGGATATATCCTGACTTAACTATCGCAGTATCGGCTCCTTTATCTGCAACTAGCAAGGATATTGAAAATTTTGTTCTATCTAAAAAGGAGTGGATAGAAAAAACATTAGAAAAATTAGAAAAATTAAAAGATGGTAGTATAAAGATTTTAGGTAAGAAAGCAGAAAAAAAAGTTATTCAGTCAGATTTAGAAAGAATAAGTTTAACTGACAGAAATATATTTATATATACAAAGAATACTGAAGAAATTGAAGTTGAAAAAAAATTTTTAGAGTGGAAATATAATAAATTAAAAGGGATTATAGATGAAGCTATAGAAAAATATACCAAACTACTAAATACTGAAATAAATTATTATAAAATAAAAAAACTTTCTTCTGCTTGGGGTATTTATCATAGAAGAGAGAATTATATCAGTTTCAATATAGATTTAATTGAAAAAGAGATAGAAAGTATAGATTATGTAGTTCTTCATGAGATATGTCATATTTTCTATATGGATCATCAAAAAAAATTTTGGTCTTTGGTTGAAAAATATATGCCTGACTATAAAATAAAAAGAAAAAAATTAAAATCATAA
- a CDS encoding phosphatase PAP2 family protein produces the protein MKDNLQRLKIKYIIFITIFFTILYKGAEFYTRTLDYVPSYFMAWEKKIPFLTIFMLPYMTSAPFFFGTFLTIKDEKKLNFYVKQAIFLTVVSIAIFFIVPMKFYFPKPEIANPIFNFFFYVLGQLDSSFNQCPSLHVSFAFLSIGIYCKEMKTKLKYLISIWGFLIAISVHFVYQHHFIDFVGGFIMFLITWYIFPKFIKSVKK, from the coding sequence ATGAAAGATAATTTACAAAGATTAAAAATCAAATATATAATTTTTATTACAATATTTTTTACAATTTTATATAAAGGAGCTGAATTCTATACTCGTACCCTAGATTATGTTCCCTCATATTTTATGGCATGGGAGAAAAAAATACCTTTTTTAACAATTTTTATGTTACCCTATATGACTTCAGCACCTTTTTTCTTTGGAACTTTTCTCACTATAAAAGATGAAAAAAAATTAAACTTTTATGTAAAACAAGCAATATTTTTAACAGTGGTTTCTATTGCAATATTTTTTATTGTTCCAATGAAATTTTATTTTCCCAAACCTGAGATAGCTAATCCCATTTTTAACTTTTTTTTCTATGTCTTAGGTCAATTAGATAGCAGTTTTAATCAATGCCCTTCCTTACATGTAAGTTTTGCTTTTCTTTCTATTGGAATCTATTGTAAAGAAATGAAAACAAAATTAAAATATCTTATTTCTATATGGGGCTTTTTAATTGCAATTTCAGTTCATTTTGTATATCAACATCATTTTATTGATTTTGTTGGAGGCTTTATAATGTTTTTAATAACTTGGTACATCTTTCCAAAATTCATAAAGTCAGTTAAGAAGTAA